A window from Mytilus galloprovincialis chromosome 8, xbMytGall1.hap1.1, whole genome shotgun sequence encodes these proteins:
- the LOC143043785 gene encoding uncharacterized protein LOC143043785 yields MEDSNEDELDRLAREELTKEAKRGAERAREIGAYGWVKRQGASTDKKFLGNVLVSTLRSNKRKPSRDHDHRSHRRKYVDKKTSYDRSRHSYHQQHHPPKLINGGYFRYNDQRKYSHTENGKNEEKGTSEKHERKSDKDGSLEDKQTMSLSDRLKDREKEGMKEEKSSEHDKTYPKELHKDHKKDFKNEKSRDGKKDREKKTAKERKKKEKSVEEEAQYIHSDEEKVTITCDNSDSDLISEKAYHKDTSQGHRKRNISSKSEEESLLEDIKKRKDSDDDKNPQEKIIEIFADYLIEKKQKKKKLKHKSHKAKHKHKKHNHDKHDKHDKDS; encoded by the exons atggAAGATTCCAACGAGGATGAACTTGATAG ATTAGCCAGGGAAGAACTTACAAAGGAGGCTAAAAGAGGAGCCGAGAGAGCCAGGGAGATAGGAGCATATGGATG GGTAAAGAGACAAGGAGCTTCAACTGACAAGAAATTTCTAGGAAATGTTTTAGTCAGTACTCTCAGATCCAATAAGAGAAAGCCTTCACGAGATCATGATCACAGATCCCATAGAAGGAAATATGTAGATAAAAAAACCAGTTATGACCGTTCCCGTCACAGTTATCATCAACAACATCATCCACCAAAGTTAATAAACGGTGGATATTTTCGTTACAACGACCAAAGAAAATATTCTCATACTGAAAATgggaaaaatgaagaaaaaggaACTTCAGAGAAACATGAAAGGAAGAGTGACAAAGATGGTTCTCTGGAAGATAAACAAACTATGTCTTTATCTGATAGACTAAAGGACAGAGAGAAAGAAGGAATGAAAGAAGAGAAAAGTAGTGAACATGATAAAACATACCCTAAAGAATTgcataaagatcataaaaaagATTTTAAGAATGAAAAAAGTAGGGATGGTAAGAAAGATCGTGAGAAAAAGACAGcaaaagaaagaaagaagaaagaaaaaagtgtggaagaagaGGCACAGTATATTCATTCAGATGAAGAAAAAGTAACAATAACATGTGACAACTCTGATAGTGATCTCATCTCAGAAAAAGCATATCACAAGGACACAAGTCAAGGTCATCGTAAAAGGAATATTTCAAGTAAAAGTGAAGAAGAGAGCTTGCTTGAAGATATTAAGAAACGTAAAGACAGTGATGACGACAAAAATCCTCAggaaaaaattattgaaatttttgcagactatttaattgaaaaaaagcaGAAAAAGAAGAAACTTAAGCATAAAAGTCACAAAGCTAAACATAAACACAAAAAACACAaccatgataaacatgataaacatgataaagattcTTGA